ACTACACAAAGATCCCTGCACCATTGCCAATGAGATATCATAGATCAAATGAAACTCACTTGCACAAAAATGAGACTCTCCAACTTCATACATTCAATGACAACAACTTAACACGTATCTGTATTAAAGTTCTCGATGGTTTTCAGAAGCATATCCAGATGCTTACTCAAAAAATTACCCCTTTAATCATTTATGACTTCATAGATTTCTAATTGGAGCAAAGTCTTATCACAAATATCATAAACATGTATATTTATAAGTATAAATATGTTCGATTCTACTTAATAATCATACAGAGGTACAATAAGTAGTGAAGGAAACAGTTTTAGGCAACAAAGAGCAAAGGCAGAGGAAACAACTATACATTCAAACAAAGATATACATAAACATCAACACATGAACTTACATGACAAAGACCTGAAATCAGTATGGATTGGGAGAAACCCAAAGCGCAGACGACCATTGTGACGGAGAGTTAGAATTCCGAGGATAACAAGGCAAAGGTTCAGTGCTGTCATCGCGTAGTTTGAAAATGCCAAAATCATGCTCTCCAACATGGCCATCAGCATTAGTATCCGAATAATCATTCGTATAATATATACAATTTGCCATACAACCGGGGAAATCACTAGCTGACAACGATAACGAGCTATTTTCACCGATGAACAGCGCCTTATCACCCAAGCTTCTCATACTCAGCCACCGCGGTCCATTCAAATCCAGCCTCAGAACATCAAACCGTGTAGTTCTATAAAACAAATGCGGCTCCATATCAGGATGATCAAATTCATATTCAACATCCAAAAACCTAGTCACCAATAGCAATTCATCTCCAGAACTAACCAAATACTGCATATCACCACCGATTTGTCTAGGCGTTTCGATTATCGAAACCCTAGGTGATTCACCACTAACATCACAAACAGCAATTTGACCAGTCTTATTAACCGCATAAAACATTCCATTATAATAAATCACATCTTCAGAATAAGTGCGTGCATTTTCAATTAAACTCCACGATTTATCTCCGTTTCTACAGTAAGCTAAATCACCTGTTTGATTAAGAATTGCAACGGCGACAAAATTATCATCCTTCAACGGACTAGACGACAGAACAACTTTCTGGATAAACCAATCCCGCATTTGCCTCAGGCTAAGGTTGATGCGTCCACCGAGCCTGATTTGAAGCGCGTATTCTCTACCGACGTCGGAGTAATTAAATCCGACGACGTTAGGAAAACTCGATAACGGAGGCAAATAGAGCCTGGCGCGCGTGAGGGGGTTAATTAGAAGAACCGACGGCGTGTCGTCGATGATAATAAGCCAGCCGTGGGAAGAACCGCAGTGTCGTTTGGGATAAGAGACTTCGGGGAGGTTAAGGAGGTGGGATTTGTTGGTTGAGAGATTGAAAAAGGCGCGACGTGATTGGTTGGATTGGGATTGAGGGAGCATTAGCCATGGGAGCTGTGGAGGGAGGTTTTTTGGAGTTTTGGGGATTGAGGATCGCCACGTGTGACAGACGGCGCGCGAGTGGAGGTAGTCGGTGTAGATGGTGAGGCTTCTGGAGATTGTTTCTATGAGTTCAGGTGGGAGCTCAGACCAATCCATTTGTTTGTTATCTCTCGTCCCGCCTCCGACATCAGATGACTCGTCGGCGACTTTATTTTGAGCGAGAATTTGTGAAATAGGAGATTTTATCCTACAGTACATGCAACGTGGACGGCGCGAGTTTAAGCTGTAATCGATAACCATAAGACTCGTGGGGCAATTTATTTTGGAAGTCACCAAACTTTCGGATATTTCATTTTTACCATATaactttgaattattttatttaaatgactaaatttcaattttattttaatagaaataatatttaatacttCAAGCTAAATTATTCGCAAGTAGTAATCGATATTTGATTACTTTTTCATGTCATGTCGTATTATTTTACGTATAgatataaataacaaaaaatcaacTCTATATTTATGTGTTCAGTTATCAAAATTCCTTTCCATTTAGTTCAAAGttcaaactaaaatttatttactaaaataataaataaaaagttcgtgattaaaataaatataattcaaaaaatcATATTCTAGAATGAATTACTCAATACTCTTGACTATATTATCagttgattaattttattttagacaaTAATGTTACTTATCCGAATAAGTTTGTTATCAACTGCAACTaaccttaaaaaaattgatgattcTTAAAATATAGTAGTGTATATATCAGAATTCACACCACAGTATGAAGCTTTGATTGAAAGTAAAAAGAAATTACtaacaaataatttttctacTCCTTTATAAGTTGACATCCAAATACAATTTGTATATCAAGCAgcaaaaattactaaaactaACTTGGAACTACAGAATAGTAAGGTTAAAAATGATAGATGATAAATTATCCAATTGCACATAAGCTGCTGCTAAGAGGAAAATCTTTTCACAGGCAACAATCAGCTGAAAGAACTGCCATTATGATTTTCAATTTCTTACACCACGCTCTCTATGTCAGCTCTTTTATCACCATTAGCATCTCCATTATTTTGCACCTCAATACTTTTCTCACCATTAGCAAATCCACCATTCTCCACCCCAGCAGTTTTCTCGCCGTTAGTGTCCACTATGCTGCCGAACCGTAGATCAGGATAGTTTCGGTGGTTAAGAGAATGTAACCATAATCCTACAACTCCTTCCTTGTGTTCAGTTGAAGCAATGT
This region of Mercurialis annua linkage group LG1-X, ddMerAnnu1.2, whole genome shotgun sequence genomic DNA includes:
- the LOC126663322 gene encoding F-box protein SKIP23-like, which codes for MYCRIKSPISQILAQNKVADESSDVGGGTRDNKQMDWSELPPELIETISRSLTIYTDYLHSRAVCHTWRSSIPKTPKNLPPQLPWLMLPQSQSNQSRRAFFNLSTNKSHLLNLPEVSYPKRHCGSSHGWLIIIDDTPSVLLINPLTRARLYLPPLSSFPNVVGFNYSDVGREYALQIRLGGRINLSLRQMRDWFIQKVVLSSSPLKDDNFVAVAILNQTGDLAYCRNGDKSWSLIENARTYSEDVIYYNGMFYAVNKTGQIAVCDVSGESPRVSIIETPRQIGGDMQYLVSSGDELLLVTRFLDVEYEFDHPDMEPHLFYRTTRFDVLRLDLNGPRWLSMRSLGDKALFIGENSSLSLSASDFPGCMANCIYYTNDYSDTNADGHVGEHDFGIFKLRDDSTEPLPCYPRNSNSPSQWSSALWVSPNPY